One window of the Cryptococcus gattii WM276 chromosome E, complete sequence genome contains the following:
- a CDS encoding cytochrome-c peroxidase, putative (Similar to TIGR gene model, INSD accession AAW43705.1), with amino-acid sequence MASLKEGDYQALKEEIKKIMKQPGYDDGSAGPVLVRLAWHASGNFSLVEHNGGSNGAGMRFPPESVDPANAGLHHAISFLLPLQGANPWISHADLWTLAGVTAVEAMGGPQIPWEPGRKDYESEQAAAEHRGDVSNRLPDGALGAAHIRDVFGRMGFSDQEIVALSGAHNLGRCHADRSGFDGPWVVNPTRFSNQYFKLLLPGTRLMMLPTDMALIEDPAFRQWVEKYAADQNLFFKDFANAFGKLIELGVDRDDTGFARLTKKAAQEGKPLDKTAPPASDGTCPVSGAVGGGVQRAGGGGCPFMAMQNREAKL; translated from the exons ATGGCTTCATTGAAAGAAGGAGACTATCAAG CTCTGAAGGAGGAGATCAAAAAGATTATGAAGCAGCCTGGATACGACGATGGATCTGCTGGTCCTGTTTTGGTCAG ACTGGCTTGGCATGCCTCTGGAAACTTCAGTCTTGTGGAA CACAACGGAGGTTCTAATGG AGCTGGAATGAGATTTCCACCAGAA TCTGTTGACCCCGCCAATGCCGGCCTTCATCATGCCATAtcattccttcttccccttcaAGGCGCCAATCCCTGGATCTCTCACGCAGACTTGTGGA CTCTGGCAGGAGTAACAGCTGTCGAGGCAATGGGCGGTCCGCAAATCCCCTGGGAACCTGGAAGGAAAGATTATGAATCTGAGCAAGCCGCAGCTGAACATCGAGGTGATGTGTCCAACCGTTTACCGGATGGAGCCTTGGGCGCAGCCCACATTAGGGACGTCTTTGGGAGAATGGGATTTTCAGACCAGGAAATTGTAGCGCTCAGCGGGGCTCATAATCTCG GTCGCTGCCATGCGGACCGAAGCGGTTTTGATGG ACCATGGGTGGTCAATCCTACCCGCTTCTCCAACCAATATTTCAAACTTCTCCTTC CCGGCACAAGGCTTATGATGCTCCCAACAGAC ATGGCTCTCATTGAAGATCCAGCATTCCGTCAATGGGTCGAAAAATACGCCGCAGACCAAaatctcttcttcaaagaTTTCGCCAACGCATTTGGTAAATTAATAG AGTTGGGAGTAGATAGGGATGATACAGGCTTTGCTCGACTAACCAAAAAGGCTGCTCAGGAGGGCAAGCCATTGGACAAGACTGCTCCTCCTGCCAGCGACGGAACTTGTCCCGTCTCTGGAGCAGTAGGCGGTGGAGTTCAAAGAGCTGGTGGCGGTGGCTGTCCTTTCATGGCGATGCAGAACAGGGAGGCAAAGTTGTAA
- a CDS encoding uncharacterized protein (Similar to TIGR gene model, INSD accession AAW43701.1), which produces MLSHISLRPLFARRMLSKSVHTTPSFLRAPPSFSRPGPPPLPPAEQAEFEALLKANQTIGTIPNEQQKAEENLHQDVRKGPKPEFEGDVNPKTGEQGGPKNDPFVAGNGDWQFGGRDF; this is translated from the exons ATGCTCTCACACATCTCACTCCGACCCCTCTTCGCTCGGCGTATGCTCTCAAAATCCGTCCACACCactccttccttcttgcGCGCGCCACCCTCATTTAGCCGTCCCGGccctccacctcttcctccagccGAGCAAGCAGAGTTTGAGGCTCTTCTTAAAGCTAACCAGACTATTGGAACAATTCCTAATGAGCAACAAAAAGCTGAGGAAAATTTACACCAAGACGTAAGGAAGGGACCTAAGCCTGAATTTGAAGGTGATGTTAACCCCAAGACCGGGGAGCAAGGAGGACCAAAGAATGATCCATTCGTAGCGGGAAATGGGGACTGGCAATTTGGAGGACGA GACTTCTAA
- a CDS encoding E2 ubiquitin-conjugating protein UBC13 (Similar to TIGR gene model, INSD accession AAW43703.1), with amino-acid sequence MADSPPGISAAPKDDNLRHFDVTVAGPDSSPYEGGVFKLELFLPEEYPMNPPKVRFLTKIYHPNIDKLGRICLDILKDKWSPALQIRTVLLSIQALLGAPNPDDPLANDVAQNWKENQSAAIAQAREWTQKYAH; translated from the exons ATGGCCGACTCTCCTCCCGGTATCTCCGCTGCTCCTAAAGATGACAATCTTCGACATTTTGACGTGACTGTTGCTGGTCCCGACTCTTCTCCATACGAAG GTGGTGTTTTCAAGCTTGAGTTGTTCTTGCCGGAAGAATATCCTATGAACCCTCCAAAGGTCCGATTCTTGACCAAGATATA TCACCCAAATATTG ACAAGCTCGGCCGAATTTGTCTTGACATCCTCAAAGACAAATGGTCCCCTGCCCTTCAAATTCGAACCGTCCT CCTCTCTATTCAGGCTCTTCTTGGTGCTCCTAACCCCGATGACCCTCTCGCCAACGATGTTGCCCAGAACTGGAAGGAGAACCAGAGTGCTGCCATCGCCCAGGCCAGGGAATGGACTCAAAAATATGCACATTAG